AAATTCATCAAAGCGTCGGCGGACCGGGTTCGCCCGACGCAACCTGCCCCGGCCGTCCCGCCGCCTGCGCCTGCCGCGCCGGACCGACCCGCGGTTTCCGGGACCTCCAAAGAAAAGCCCCGGCCCTCTCAGGACAAGTCCAGACCCGGGCCTGTTCCGTTCACCAAGGACGACTTCAAGAACGATCCCCTGATTCAGAAGGCGCTGGAAGTTTTCAAAGGCCAGATAGTCGAAGTACGGGCGTGATGGCAAGATTTGATCAGCAACCATAACTCGTTATGTCCACCATCGGAAAATTGATGAAGCAGGCAACGCGCATCCAGCGGCAGATGGAGGAAGTGCAGGCGCAACTGGCGGCGCGAACGGTCGAAGCCACCAGTGGCGGCGGCGCTGTCAAGGTCGTTGCCCGGTGCGACGGCACCATTGCCGCGATCACGATCGATCCGCAGGCGATGAATCCGGCCGATACCCAGCTCCTCGAAGACCTGATTATCACCGCGGCCAACAACGCCCTGGGCCAGGCAAAGGAAATATCCACCGCCGAAATGGGCAAGGTCACCTCCGGTTTCAGCCTGCCGGGTCTGATGTAAGCAACAATGCGCTGTCCGCGGCCGCCCCCTCCCGAGAAATGCGCGACGCGCGACACTCCCCATGCCTTCACTTCCCGAGCCTGTCAGCGTATTGATTGCCGCGCTGAACAAATTACCCGGTGTCGGGCCGCGCTCGGCGGAACGAATCGCGATTCACCTCGCGCAAGCCGGGGCGGATTCCGTCCGGCAGCTTGCGCAGGCGATTTTGACAGCGCGTGAAAAAATCCACTCCTGCCGAACTTGTGGCGCGTTGACCGAACGCCAGCCCTGCGCCGTGTGCGATGATCCGCGCCGCGACGGGTCCATTGTCTGCCTGGTGGAACAACCGACCGACGTCATCAGCATCGAGAAATCCGGGGCGTTCCACGGCAAATATCACGTGCTCGGTGGCAGGATTTCGCCGCTCAATGGCGTCGAGCCGGAAGATTTGAGGATCGCCGAACTCGAATCGCGGCTGTCAAAAGAGCCGATCCGAGAAATTATCATCGCGCTGGGCACAGACGTCGAAGGCGACGCGACGAGTTTCTATCTGGCCAAACGGCTGGCTGCGAAAGGCGTGCTGACGACACGCATCGCGCACGGACTTCCCGCGGGAAGCGGGCTCGAATTCGCTGATGAACTGACATTGAGCCGCGCGCTGGAAGGACGACGTGAAATCAAGTAGCCCCGCCAGACCCCGGGTCGTCATTTTCGACCTCGGCAAGGTCCTTGTGGATTTCGATTACAGCCTGGCGGCGCGGAGAATCGCGGCGCAAGGCACGCTGCCCGCTGACGCCGTGCAAAGATTCATTGACCATTCCCCGCTGCTGTTTCGATTCGAGACCGGGCAGATCACCCGTGAGGAATTCTTTGCCGAAGTGAAATCAGCCGCGGGATTTTCCGGATCGTTCGATCAGTTCAGCAAATTTTTCGCGGATATTTTTGCTCCGATCGGGCCCATGGTGGAGTTGCACGCCCGGCTGCGGGCCGCGGCGGTTCCGACGTTTATTTTCTCAAACACCAATGAGCTTGCCGTCGGTCACATTCGGAAAAACTTTCCGTTCTTCAGCCGTTTCGACGGCTACATTCTGTCATACGAGCACGGCACGATGAAACCCCACGCTTCACTGTACGAGGTGGTCGAGCACGAAACCGGCTGCCGGGGTGGCGAATTGTTTTACGTTGATGACCGGCCGGAAAATCTGGAGACCGCCTCGGACCGGGGCTGGCAGGTCGTCCTCCAGAAGAATCCCGGCGCAACGCGCAGGGCAATGAAGGCGGCGGGTCTTCCGGTCTGGCGCGATGTGCCGTATCATTCCGTTTGACTCAAATGGCCAAACAATTTGTTCATCGGGAAATCAGCGTCCCCAATTGACAAGAGCCGGTCGGCGAGGCCGTTCAACGCCAATCGCGTCATGCGGAACCGCTCGGCCAGAGTGTCGAAGACCGCGTCCAAGTCGTATTTTTTGGCCAGCCGGTGGCCGCCTGCGGCGCGAAAATTTGCCCGGCCGAGTTCTTCGTAATATTTCAGGTCGGGTGCGCCCTTGTGTTCGGCACGATACCGAATCCGCTCCGGGAAAACGCCCGAGAGAAACAGCGAATGGTTGCCGATGTGGGTGCGGATACAGAAAGCGGTTGGGTCATCCGCCGTCTGCAACGCGCTTACCATTTCAAAAAAGTAGTCCAGTGGTTCCGGCCTTCCCGGCACGACGCAACGCGCGCTCTCGATCCGCGAATACTCCGCCAGCACTTCGGCAACGTAGTCCGCCACCACGCGGTCTCCGATGCCGGAACGTTTAAACACGTGGCGGACGAGCACGTAAAAATAAAAATGCGTCGAGACCTTCAGACAGCAGCGTTGCTCCAGCAACGCGCGAAGCAGGATTTCGTCGTCCAGAATCAGGTCGCGCGTGTCTTCGTCGGCCAGCAATTTGACCAGCGTCTCGGCGGAACCTGCGCGCGGTCCGAGCGCCAGCACGATAAAGTCAACGTCTTCCGCCGTGAACTGAACCCGGCAATTGGGTTGAATTACGTTCATAACTCACATTTACACCGGTTGTCCGTTCGATGCGAGGCGCCTGGCCACGAAGACCGGCCTCGCCCGCGTCGCAGCGATTCAAAGCATAATTGATTCCACAAGTCGGGGCGAGAAGGACGCGATGCGCGGGGAGCCGGGCAGAAAGTGAGAGCGCTGCCAATCGGACGTTGCCAACTTTGAGTAATGGCATACTTTCAGTCCAAAACAGCCATCTTTGACACCGGGCATTAACAAAATCAGCTCTGCATGACAAGCGCGGAATCTACCCTGTCAATCATCCCGGCGCGCAGCCGCCGCCAGGCGATGGACTGGAGTCTGGTGCTGATCAGCCAGGGGATCGAGACCGTCATTCAGGAGTCCGACGGCAGTTGGGTGCTCCTGGTTGATCCACAAACACGTTCGCGCGCCCTGTCAACCTTGCGCCAGTACCAAATCGAAAACCGCGGATGGAGCTGGAGACAGAGGATGCCCTGGCCGGAAATCACGTTCCACTGGGGTGCTCTCGCGTGGTGCTTCGCCCTCGTTGCCTTTCACTGGTTGAATACCGCTTCCGGGTCGCGTCTTGAATCCGCCGGCTCGATGGACAGCGTCGCTGTTGCGCAGGGATCGTGGTGGCGGCTCTTCACTGCAACCATGCTCCACTTCGACCTCGCCCATCTTATGGCGAATCTGACAATCGGCCTCCCGGTGATCGGCCTGGCCATGGGACGCTACGGCCCCGCTTGCGCATTGCTGGCCGCTTGCGCGGCGGGTGCCTTTGGGAATATCGCGAGTTTTCTGGTGCACACCCATCCTTATCACGGCCTCGGCGCCTCCGGCGTTGTCATGGGCGGGCTTGGACTGTTGGCCATCCAATCGCTGTCGCTCAGATTTAAAAATCGCATGTCATCGAATTACATTTTCGTCGGCGCAATCAGCGGCGTCATGCTGTTCACGCTCCTGGGACTCAACCCGGCCAGTGACATCACGGCACATCTCGGCGGTTTCATTGGCGGATTAGCGCTCGGCGCAGTGATGGCTTTGGTCCCACAGAAAAAGCTTCTGGCCACGGCCACAAACATCATTTGCGGCGGCGCACTGGCCGGGTTGATTGCGCTCACCTGGACCCTCGCGCTCGAACATGCCGCGCCGGTTCCCTGATGGTGACGCCGCCCGATATGACACTGCGACACACTCGTTGGCTGGCTGTCCTGCTGGTTCTTCCATTCGAACCGCTGCCCGCCGGCCCGCCGCATCATGGACGGCAATTCGTCGGCCTTGAAGACTTCTCCCGCTTCACGAAAAGCGCGGGCGAATCGACGAACGAAACCATGTTCGTTTCGCCCGAAATTATTTCCGACATGAAGTGGGACGAGCTCATCGTCTCTTGGAACACCGACGCGGCCGGGGGAGCGGATCTCAGAATAGAAGCGCGCGCCATCTATCCCGGGCATTCGACCAGGTTTTACACGATGGGAGTCTGGTCGGATGACCTGGAAAATCATCAGCGAAGGAGCGTCAAAGGCCAAAGCGACGGTGATGGCGAAGTACTCACTGACACACTCAGATTGAAATTACCGTGCGAGCGGGTCCAAATAAAACTCGTTGTTGATGGTCGCGGAGCCGCGCTTCGCCCACCGGTAAAATTTCTCGGGCTCTGCTTTTCCGACACGAGGCACGATCCGCCGGCCCTCCCGCCCAATCACGCCGCCTGGGGAAAAATCATCACCGTGCCCCAACGATCGCAACTCGACTATTCCGAAGGCGAACAGTCGTGGTGCAGTCCCACCGCCACCTCGATGATCCTGGCTTACTGGGCCGACAAATTGAATCGCCCTGAATTGAACCGGTCCGTGCCCCAAGTGGCTGCGGAGGTTTTCGACCCGAACTGGCCCGGCACCGGCAACTGGCCGTTCAACACCGCTTATGCTGGTTCATTCCCTGGAATACGCGCGTGTGTAAGCCGCTTTAGCGATGTCTCGGAGCTGGAAGACTGGATCACCAGCGACCTGCCGGTCGCGCTGTCGGTTGCCAACTCAATCTTGAAAGGCGCGCCACCGCGCGAAGGGCCCGATGGCCACATCGTTGTTTGCGTTGGCTTCACAAACGAGGGCGACGTCGTGGTCAACGATCCCGGAACACGGCAGCAGATCCGGCGCGTCTTCCCGCGCAGCAACCTGGTGAAAGCCTGGGCGCATTCGCATAACACTGTCTATTTGATTCACCCCGAAGGCGCTGACACTCCAAAAGACCGGTTTGGTCATTGGGTTTCTGAAAAAAAGAGACAGTAGAATGGTCGGGGCGGTGAGATGCTTGAACCTAGTCAGAGCATTTCGGATCGTTTTGGCAGAAGTGGGTTCCAGGTCCGCCTTTATTGACCGTATTTGCGCTTTGCTCTTTACCCTCTCACGCCACCGTTCCGCCCCAATCCGAAACTTTTCTGTTAGGAATTGCCAAATCCAACACCGACATTCCCTGCAAATGTAAAGTCAGTCCGGCTACGCGGCTCACGTATCACTCCAACGATGTCCACCAAATCGAGGCGCGGCCGGTCG
Above is a genomic segment from Candidatus Angelobacter sp. containing:
- a CDS encoding YbaB/EbfC family nucleoid-associated protein, translated to MSTIGKLMKQATRIQRQMEEVQAQLAARTVEATSGGGAVKVVARCDGTIAAITIDPQAMNPADTQLLEDLIITAANNALGQAKEISTAEMGKVTSGFSLPGLM
- the recR gene encoding recombination mediator RecR, which encodes MPSLPEPVSVLIAALNKLPGVGPRSAERIAIHLAQAGADSVRQLAQAILTAREKIHSCRTCGALTERQPCAVCDDPRRDGSIVCLVEQPTDVISIEKSGAFHGKYHVLGGRISPLNGVEPEDLRIAELESRLSKEPIREIIIALGTDVEGDATSFYLAKRLAAKGVLTTRIAHGLPAGSGLEFADELTLSRALEGRREIK
- a CDS encoding HAD family phosphatase — its product is MKSSSPARPRVVIFDLGKVLVDFDYSLAARRIAAQGTLPADAVQRFIDHSPLLFRFETGQITREEFFAEVKSAAGFSGSFDQFSKFFADIFAPIGPMVELHARLRAAAVPTFIFSNTNELAVGHIRKNFPFFSRFDGYILSYEHGTMKPHASLYEVVEHETGCRGGELFYVDDRPENLETASDRGWQVVLQKNPGATRRAMKAAGLPVWRDVPYHSV
- a CDS encoding rhomboid family intramembrane serine protease, with the protein product MTSAESTLSIIPARSRRQAMDWSLVLISQGIETVIQESDGSWVLLVDPQTRSRALSTLRQYQIENRGWSWRQRMPWPEITFHWGALAWCFALVAFHWLNTASGSRLESAGSMDSVAVAQGSWWRLFTATMLHFDLAHLMANLTIGLPVIGLAMGRYGPACALLAACAAGAFGNIASFLVHTHPYHGLGASGVVMGGLGLLAIQSLSLRFKNRMSSNYIFVGAISGVMLFTLLGLNPASDITAHLGGFIGGLALGAVMALVPQKKLLATATNIICGGALAGLIALTWTLALEHAAPVP
- a CDS encoding C39 family peptidase, yielding MTLRHTRWLAVLLVLPFEPLPAGPPHHGRQFVGLEDFSRFTKSAGESTNETMFVSPEIISDMKWDELIVSWNTDAAGGADLRIEARAIYPGHSTRFYTMGVWSDDLENHQRRSVKGQSDGDGEVLTDTLRLKLPCERVQIKLVVDGRGAALRPPVKFLGLCFSDTRHDPPALPPNHAAWGKIITVPQRSQLDYSEGEQSWCSPTATSMILAYWADKLNRPELNRSVPQVAAEVFDPNWPGTGNWPFNTAYAGSFPGIRACVSRFSDVSELEDWITSDLPVALSVANSILKGAPPREGPDGHIVVCVGFTNEGDVVVNDPGTRQQIRRVFPRSNLVKAWAHSHNTVYLIHPEGADTPKDRFGHWVSEKKRQ